One genomic window of Etheostoma spectabile isolate EspeVRDwgs_2016 chromosome 7, UIUC_Espe_1.0, whole genome shotgun sequence includes the following:
- the LOC116692872 gene encoding homeodomain-interacting protein kinase 1 — translation MEQSAVPKPLNDGHRQELSNQPQINTISGNYEILKVLGQGCYGQVVKCFKRDTKETVAVKVLKQRYSLYKDKREVSMLDKLRCLDPDKSNIVRCHEWFHRTDHTFMDMSLHEHMYQKKTVPFAFKWHENPHQRCKDTRQNVEFEAPISFPLWHIHNLTSLAGGHSIKCNEGCWTDPYGFETRQHHAGESPEKAIQGEAH, via the exons ATGGAACAAAGCGCCGTGCCAAAGCCACTAAACGACGGACACAGACAGG AATTGTCAAATCAACCCCAGATAAACACAATCTCCGGAAACTATGAGATACTGAAAGTTCTGGGACAGGGTTGCTATGGACAGGTCGTCAAATGTTTTAAGCGGGACACTAAAGAGACTGTGGCTGTGAAGGTCTTAAAACAAAGGTATTCACTGTACAAAGACAAAAGGGAG GTGTCCATGCTGGATAAACTCAGATGTTTGGACCCTGATAAGTCCAACATCGTCAGATGCCACGAATGGTTCCACAGGACCGACCACACCTTCATGGATATGAGCCTCCATGAACACATGTACCAGAAAAAAACAGTCCCCTTTGCCTTTAAATGGCATGAGAACCCTCATCAAAGATGTAAGGATACCAGACAGAACGTAGAGTTTGAAGCTCCCATCAGTTTTCCACTCTGGCACATCCACAATCTGACTTCACTTGCAGGTGGCCACAGCATTAAATGCAATGAAGGGTGTTGGACTGATCCATACGGATTTGAAACCAGACAACATCATGCTGGTGAATCACCAGAAAAGGCCATTCAGGGTGAAGCTCATTGA